TCAGCTCTTTTTCCAGTTTTGCCACGGCGATGCCCAGACTCTGCAACTCCAGCCGACTGAATTGCTGCTGGTCGTTGAAGAAGGGAAGCGCCTGCGGCAACAGTTCGGTCTCCGGCGAGGCAAGGACCAGACTGCGCACCACGTTTTCCAGTTCTTTGACATTGCCCGGCCATTCGTACTTGAGCATCTGATTAAAGATCTCAAAGTTGATCGGTGGCACCGGTCTGCCGAGGTCATGGCAAGTTTGCTTGAGATAGTGTTCAAAAAGAACCGGGATGTCCTGGCGGCGATCCTTAAGGGCAGGAACCCGGATCGTCAATTCGGACAGGGACAGAAAAAGCTCTGCGGAAAGGGCCTGCTGCCGCGCATCAGTGTGCATGCGGGTCGAAGTCGTGCTGATCAGACGGAAATCCATCTGCACCGGATGCTCCAACGTCCAGTAGCCGTGCTTGGCGAAGGCCATCAATTTCTTTTGCGAGTCAGCGCTCAATTGATCGACGTTCTCGATGATCATCAACCCCTTCAGGACGTTCAGCGACGCCCCCTCTTTCACCTGTTGTCGGATTTGCTTCGTCACCTCATGATCAAATGCGGCGTTCAATTTCGCCGCATCGGTTTCAATCAGACAGCCGCCGGCCAGCGGACTCATCTCGAACACCATGCGGGCGATGGTCAGTTTCTCTGTGCCGCTGTCGCCGACGATGAGCACGTGCTGATGGCTTTTAGCCAGCGCGGGCAGAGACTTACGAATCTGATCCATCTCAGGAGAATTTCCAATGAGCCGTTCATCCTGAACCGTTTGACTGCGACCGCTTTTCATAGACTTCGCCCCTTTCCTGAGTGTCTCTATTTGATGAATTTTTTATTCAAGATCTGGCCGTCCTGGCAGGCTGAATAGATGAAATAGTAATAGATGTTCCAAACCAGGGCGATCGCCAGCAACATCATAAAAAGTTTGATCGTGACATAAAATGATTTTGCCAAGCCGGAGATCAGCACCAGGCCTAATCCAACACAAAGCTGAAACAGTATATTTTGAC
The nucleotide sequence above comes from bacterium. Encoded proteins:
- a CDS encoding sigma-54-dependent Fis family transcriptional regulator; the encoded protein is MKSGRSQTVQDERLIGNSPEMDQIRKSLPALAKSHQHVLIVGDSGTEKLTIARMVFEMSPLAGGCLIETDAAKLNAAFDHEVTKQIRQQVKEGASLNVLKGLMIIENVDQLSADSQKKLMAFAKHGYWTLEHPVQMDFRLISTTSTRMHTDARQQALSAELFLSLSELTIRVPALKDRRQDIPVLFEHYLKQTCHDLGRPVPPINFEIFNQMLKYEWPGNVKELENVVRSLVLASPETELLPQALPFFNDQQQFSRLELQSLGIAVAKLEKELIERALRKFAGNQSRAAQVLNISEPNLRFKMKKLGIRKQDFVYGN